The following proteins are encoded in a genomic region of Leptospirales bacterium:
- a CDS encoding putative toxin-antitoxin system toxin component, PIN family — translation MKLVLDTNILVSALVFSGVAADIFEEAVRKHEVYLTEEILKEFTRIVQKKLKVPKAATTQYAKHLRSGFFVVSSDNSPPEICRDPKDNLILQLADFVSADFIITGDKDLLVLEKFGQTIIVDMRTFRAQNPSLP, via the coding sequence TTGAAGCTCGTCCTGGACACGAATATTCTCGTATCTGCCCTCGTTTTTTCGGGTGTCGCCGCTGATATTTTCGAAGAAGCTGTTCGTAAGCACGAAGTGTACCTCACGGAAGAAATCCTTAAGGAGTTCACCCGGATTGTCCAGAAGAAGCTCAAAGTCCCGAAAGCAGCAACGACTCAATATGCGAAGCATCTTCGATCAGGATTCTTTGTCGTCTCCTCCGACAACAGTCCGCCAGAAATCTGCCGAGATCCCAAAGATAATCTCATACTCCAATTGGCAGACTTCGTGAGTGCGGACTTTATCATTACGGGGGACAAGGACCTTCTTGTTCTGGAGAAATTTGGGCAGACCATCATCGTCGATATGCGGACTTTTCGCGCTCAAAATCCAAGTCTTCCGTAG
- a CDS encoding ribbon-helix-helix protein, CopG family gives MRQVVSISMGDDLVRKLNRLAKQKHATRSDIVQEAVRQYVFLQETARIRGQLRPYAEKAGIFSEEELLSKLS, from the coding sequence ATGAGGCAGGTGGTTTCAATCAGCATGGGCGATGACCTCGTCCGCAAGCTCAACCGGCTTGCAAAGCAAAAGCACGCCACGAGGAGCGACATCGTTCAAGAGGCGGTTCGTCAGTACGTCTTCCTCCAAGAAACTGCACGCATTCGAGGGCAACTACGCCCTTATGCAGAGAAGGCCGGCATATTTTCCGAGGAAGAGCTTCTTTCTAAACTCAGTTGA
- a CDS encoding IS3 family transposase, with the protein MLTSIRQIHQESHGACGTPRILEVLRKKRRRAGKNRIDRLKRHAAIFAWKFRRYRVATTDSKHDQRISPNLLNQDFEALRPNQVWLSDITYIRLATGASVYPCVTLDLISRQIAGGNLASHMRTELVLGALNQAVCRRRPSSGLIFHSDRGVQYASKDFRKELKRGRFRQSMSRKGNCYNNAPMESFFAMLKIEEIYRTSYESLAAAKRKLFDYIKVFYN; encoded by the coding sequence TTGCTTACGTCGATTCGGCAGATTCACCAGGAGTCGCACGGCGCCTGTGGTACGCCGCGCATTCTGGAAGTTCTGCGAAAAAAGCGGCGACGGGCGGGGAAAAATCGCATCGATCGGTTGAAGCGTCATGCCGCTATATTTGCCTGGAAATTCCGGCGTTATCGCGTAGCGACGACCGACTCGAAGCACGATCAACGGATCTCGCCGAACCTGCTGAACCAGGATTTTGAGGCGTTGCGGCCCAACCAGGTGTGGCTCTCCGACATTACTTATATTCGTCTGGCGACCGGCGCCTCTGTATATCCCTGTGTGACGCTCGATCTAATCAGTCGCCAGATCGCAGGCGGGAATCTGGCCAGCCATATGCGAACGGAGCTCGTCCTCGGCGCGCTGAATCAGGCGGTCTGTCGCCGCCGCCCGTCTTCCGGGCTGATCTTTCACTCCGATCGCGGCGTACAGTATGCAAGTAAGGACTTCCGAAAAGAACTCAAGCGCGGCAGATTTCGACAGAGCATGAGCCGAAAGGGCAATTGCTACAACAACGCGCCGATGGAGTCATTCTTCGCAATGCTCAAGATTGAGGAGATCTACCGGACTTCGTATGAGTCGCTCGCCGCGGCAAAAAGAAAATTGTTTGACTATATTAAAGTATTCTACAATTGA